The following proteins are encoded in a genomic region of Mahella australiensis 50-1 BON:
- a CDS encoding helix-turn-helix domain-containing protein — protein sequence MTEQEKDLLIQLLTKFTSLTPEERANDKSLMKAKADVEKTIGADLMDAKIDDADDGFPTVLTIQQMAQFLQIGVTKAYEMSHWLGFPAVHIGRQVRVPKKALLEWLEQKHQEQSDEVQLQVMGRKRR from the coding sequence ATGACAGAACAAGAGAAGGACCTGCTGATACAGCTTTTGACCAAGTTTACATCATTGACGCCAGAGGAACGGGCCAACGATAAGTCGCTTATGAAGGCCAAAGCTGATGTGGAGAAGACCATTGGAGCTGATCTGATGGATGCCAAAATAGATGATGCTGATGACGGTTTCCCGACGGTACTGACAATTCAGCAGATGGCTCAATTCCTCCAAATAGGTGTTACCAAGGCGTATGAAATGAGTCATTGGCTGGGATTTCCGGCGGTGCACATAGGCCGGCAAGTGCGAGTGCCAAAGAAGGCGCTGCTGGAATGGCTAGAGCAAAAGCACCAAGAACAATCGGATGAGGTGCAGTTGCAAGTCATGGGCAGGAAAAGGAGGTGA
- a CDS encoding helix-turn-helix transcriptional regulator, with protein sequence MERKKLIKLRGERSQTAVASELGISQQFLSYIERGERSPNIKLMKEFERYYETPMEELFPDIFITTNTTICGYKDGTVGDKTEMA encoded by the coding sequence ATGGAACGCAAAAAACTAATCAAATTAAGAGGAGAACGCAGTCAAACTGCTGTTGCAAGTGAATTAGGAATAAGTCAGCAATTTTTAAGTTATATAGAGCGTGGTGAAAGAAGTCCTAATATCAAATTAATGAAAGAGTTTGAAAGATATTATGAGACACCCATGGAAGAACTCTTCCCAGATATTTTTATAACCACTAATACAACAATTTGTGGTTATAAAGATGGTACTGTTGGGGACAAAACCGAGATGGCATAA
- a CDS encoding helix-turn-helix domain-containing protein produces the protein MNRIKELREEAKISQAELASILGVTQQALSNYENGLREPDLDTINKIANYFGVSIDYLLCRTNVRNSDVIEEAIKDDPELERIWNMLNNREEVRLMFKKIADLKPADVKRILKIIEIVEEEDSASQL, from the coding sequence ATGAATAGGATAAAAGAATTACGGGAGGAGGCTAAAATCAGCCAAGCCGAGTTAGCATCTATATTAGGTGTTACACAACAGGCTTTAAGCAATTACGAAAATGGTCTAAGAGAACCTGACTTAGATACAATAAATAAAATTGCAAATTATTTTGGAGTATCTATAGATTATTTGCTTTGTCGTACCAACGTTCGTAACTCAGATGTTATTGAAGAAGCCATAAAAGACGATCCGGAACTGGAACGCATATGGAATATGCTCAATAACAGAGAAGAAGTCCGCCTGATGTTCAAAAAGATAGCTGATCTAAAGCCGGCTGACGTGAAGCGAATACTCAAGATAATCGAGATCGTCGAAGAAGAAGATTCCGCATCGCAATTATAA
- a CDS encoding ImmA/IrrE family metallo-endopeptidase translates to MVREILSAMRNEQDFDTLLWTYGIVCKLEMLPGYIYGFTYKSTSSIYHIFINEALCDVKRNETVLHELEHIELGHFEAGFIGIIDIYYEEQADKEAQKIAEETAIYNWEVKIISGGIYK, encoded by the coding sequence ATGGTTAGAGAAATACTTTCAGCTATGCGCAATGAACAAGATTTCGATACTTTGTTATGGACATATGGTATCGTATGTAAACTAGAGATGCTGCCCGGCTACATCTATGGATTTACATATAAGTCAACATCAAGCATATACCACATATTTATCAACGAAGCTCTATGCGATGTTAAAAGAAATGAAACCGTATTGCACGAGCTCGAGCATATAGAATTGGGCCATTTCGAGGCTGGCTTTATCGGTATTATAGATATATACTATGAGGAACAGGCCGATAAAGAAGCTCAGAAGATAGCTGAAGAAACGGCCATATATAATTGGGAGGTAAAAATAATAAGCGGAGGCATTTATAAATGA
- a CDS encoding 3'-5' exonuclease, which translates to MNILKHIPGFRSGAWWKKLIAAVYYLFSLLILIPSIETGLALLILPFIIFGLIDKIKAGQISNNEAAPEVKQTNKQKTTVKLNVTIEGPKQQPAPAPVLNTQSVNHRININTKKWLNTCNEFVAIDLETTGLNPAIDKIVEIAAVKFKYGEIIDSYTTLINPGIHIPSSASKINHITDETVHGAPDLSEVLPNLLNFIGDSILVMHNASFDLKFLKYHAAKLGYDISNPFIDTLPTCKKLFTDFENYQLATVANYLKISTADTFHRACNDAEICGPVLIKCIDTAKNESSQGAGLI; encoded by the coding sequence ATGAATATTTTAAAACATATACCAGGTTTTAGATCTGGAGCTTGGTGGAAAAAGTTAATCGCTGCAGTTTATTATTTATTCAGCCTGCTTATACTTATACCGAGTATTGAAACAGGACTAGCACTCCTGATCTTACCGTTTATAATATTCGGCCTTATAGATAAAATAAAGGCTGGACAGATTTCCAATAATGAAGCCGCTCCTGAGGTAAAACAAACTAATAAGCAAAAGACTACTGTTAAGCTTAATGTTACAATAGAAGGCCCAAAACAGCAGCCCGCTCCTGCACCTGTTTTAAATACACAATCAGTAAATCATCGAATAAATATTAATACCAAAAAGTGGCTTAATACTTGCAATGAATTTGTGGCCATTGACTTGGAAACTACTGGACTAAATCCAGCAATAGATAAAATTGTTGAAATTGCTGCGGTAAAATTTAAATATGGAGAGATTATCGACTCTTATACAACTTTAATTAATCCAGGTATACATATACCATCGAGCGCTTCTAAAATAAATCATATAACAGATGAGACGGTACACGGTGCTCCTGATTTATCTGAAGTTTTGCCTAATTTGTTAAACTTCATAGGAGACTCGATTCTTGTTATGCATAATGCTTCCTTTGACCTTAAATTCTTGAAGTATCATGCTGCAAAGCTAGGTTATGACATTAGTAACCCATTTATAGATACACTGCCAACATGCAAGAAACTTTTTACCGATTTCGAAAACTATCAATTAGCTACTGTGGCTAACTATCTAAAAATAAGTACTGCTGATACTTTCCACAGAGCATGTAATGATGCAGAGATATGTGGGCCAGTATTAATTAAGTGCATTGACACGGCAAAAAATGAAAGCAGCCAAGGAGCCGGTCTTATATGA
- a CDS encoding DUF3800 domain-containing protein translates to MYLVYCDESGDDGYPYYSSELFVLTSIYMHDLSWKQNYDKMVNFRRKLKRDYGFPIKLEFHTKAFLTDKKPYRQFNWTENEKKQILYDLFNFIASLDIKIINTIINKKKIISPDYRVLETAVTYGTQRIENDLNQYCDKCVYDNICSECNFLIITDEGRIGKMRKVTRKIQKINYIPSKYGNPYHKEVKRIIEDLLPKNSKESYFLQVSDAIAYIVYLHVLINFNKGKLPNRVANKININDIANLLGIIRNRINFKAGPQNEFGLVIYPR, encoded by the coding sequence ATGTATTTAGTTTATTGTGATGAATCAGGGGACGACGGTTACCCATATTATTCTTCTGAATTATTTGTTTTAACCAGTATCTATATGCATGATTTATCTTGGAAACAAAATTATGATAAAATGGTAAACTTTAGAAGAAAGCTCAAGAGAGATTATGGCTTTCCAATTAAATTAGAATTTCATACTAAAGCCTTTTTAACTGATAAAAAGCCCTATCGACAATTCAATTGGACTGAAAATGAGAAAAAGCAGATCCTATATGATTTATTTAACTTTATAGCCTCGCTTGATATAAAAATTATAAATACGATTATAAATAAAAAGAAGATTATCTCACCAGATTATCGAGTCTTAGAAACCGCAGTAACTTATGGCACACAACGTATAGAAAACGACTTGAATCAATACTGCGATAAATGTGTTTATGATAATATATGCTCCGAATGTAATTTTTTAATAATAACTGATGAAGGAAGGATTGGAAAAATGCGTAAAGTAACTCGTAAAATACAAAAAATAAATTATATTCCTTCAAAGTATGGTAACCCATACCATAAGGAAGTAAAGCGCATAATTGAAGATCTATTACCTAAAAACTCAAAAGAATCTTACTTTTTGCAGGTAAGCGATGCTATAGCATATATAGTGTATTTACATGTGTTAATAAACTTTAATAAAGGTAAACTGCCAAATAGAGTGGCAAATAAAATCAATATTAACGATATAGCTAATCTCTTAGGAATAATAAGAAACAGAATTAACTTTAAGGCTGGACCCCAAAATGAATTTGGACTTGTAATATATCCTCGATAA